The following is a genomic window from Elusimicrobiota bacterium.
CGTGGCGTTCTCCACGTACTCGTTGATGAGGCCGTGCTCCGAGAAAGTGAGCATGTAGTCCATGGGCGGCACCGGCTTCTGGGGCAGGCCGCCGTCGCGGATGAGGACTTCGTCGCTCTGGTCGAGCTGCTCCATCCCGTGCACCGCGATGGTGGAGATCATGCCCGGCCCGAGGCCGTTGTCGGGCAGGACGCAGATGCCGGCCTTCTTGGCCTGCGCGTGCAGGGCCAGCTCTTGGCGCACGATCCCGGTGTTGCCGCCCAGGTCCACGTAATTGACCTTGGCCGCGACCGCGGCCTTGGCCAGGGGCAGGTTGAAGAAATAGGGCACGGCGCTGACTAGGGCGTCGCGGCCGCGAGCGAGGCTTTTCACGCGAGCGGTGTCGCCAGCGTCGGCCCGCGCGGTCTTGACCTTGGGCGACTTGAGGAAGGCCTTGGTCTTGGCCAGCATCTTCGCTGAGCTGTCGGCCAGCAGGATCTCCGTCACCGCCGGATTCTTGAGCATGTCGAAGGCGCAAGCCCGGCCCTGCATCCCGGCTCCCAGTATCATGAATCTCATGGCGTTCTCCTTGGACTAGTCGGACCAGGTCGGGGTGGTGGTGTTGCCCGGGATGTCGGCGAGGCGGTGGGGCGCGGAGCCGTCCGCGTCCATGACGAAGAGCTCGCCGCGACCGCTGCGCGTGCTGGTGAAGGCGAGGAAGCGGCCGTCCGGGGACCAGCTGGGGTTCTCGCTGGCGCCCTCGCCGTGCGTGAGCTGGCGGATCTGGTTGCCCGTGATGTCCACCAGGAAGATGTCCATCTTGTCCTTGTTGTGGGCGCGGCCCGCGAAGGCGATCCATTCCCCGGTCGGGGACCACGCGGGCGAGTCGCACCAGTTGAGGTTGGTGAGGCGCTTGACCCGCTGGGTGGTCATGTCGAGGATATGGATCTGGGGGTTGCCGGAGCGGTCGGAGACGAAGGCCACCTGCGCGGCGTCCGGCGAGAAGGTCGGGGAGCTGTCCGCGCCGAAATGCTGGGTGAGCCGGGTGACCGAGCCGTCGGAGATGTTCTTGAGATGGAGGTTGGGGCTCTTCTGCCGGGAGAGGGTCATGAGCAGCTGCGTCCCGTCCGGAGAGAAGCCGCCGGCGATGTTGAGGCCCTGGTCAGCGGAAAGGACTGCGACCTTGCCGGTGGCCAGGTCCATACGGAAGAGGTCGGGGTTGCCGTCCTTGTAGCTGGTGAAGACCAAAGACTTGCGGTCGGGCGCGAAGCGCGGCAGCAGGGAGATGGAGCCGTAGGCCGTGAGCTTGCGGCGGGTGGCCCCATCATAGTCCATCACGGAGATCTCCTTGTGGCCGGTGGAGTCGTTGGCGAAGGCGATCATGGTGTGCGCGACGCCGTTCTTCCCGGTCAGATGCAGGACCAGATCGTCGGCCAGACGATGGGCCAGCGAGCGGGGGAAGGCCGCTTCCTGACGGTAGTAGCGCTCGAACAGGGTCTCGCCGGAGCCGACGTCCACCAGCTGGGCGGACAGGGACAGCTTGGCGGCGGAGCCGACCTTGGCCACGAGCAGGCAGCCGGCCAGGCGCGCCTTCCACTGGGGCGCGATGTCCTTGAGGTTGGCGCCATCGAAATGCGGGCCCTCCTCGAGGATGGTGAAGGACCGCGAGAAGAGCAGGTCGTCGCGCACCACGTCGCGCAGCTGCTTGGCAGATAGCGCGTCCGCGCCCCGCTGGGGGTCCTCGGCGACGAATGGCGGCAGAGCCAGGACGATGGCGCGCGTCCCGCCCGCGCGGCCGGCCAGGCTGATGTGGACCTCCGGCGCCTCCGGCGCGGCCTGCGCCGAAGGCGCAGGTGCCAACGCGGCCAGGGCCAGGCTCAGGCCCAGCGCGGTCACGGCGCCGGGTCCTCGGCCTTTTTCGCGCTTGCGGCCGCGAGCTTCTTGAGCTGGTGCTCCGCCGCCTTGGCTTCGGGGCTGGAGGGGAAGTCCGCCACCACGGATTCCAGGTACTGCCGGGCCTCGGGCGTGTCCTTGCGCAGATTGATGAGGCAGAGGGCGTACTTGATCCGGGCGGAGGCGGTCAGCACGCTCTTGGGGTACTTCTCGAGGTAGATGCCGAATTGGCGGCCGGCGGCTTTCCACTTCTTGAGGCCGTAGTAGGCCTCGCCCAGGTCGTAGGTGGCCACGTCCGCCAGCGCGCCTTTCGGGAAGCTGCTGATGTACTGCTCGAAGCCCTTGGCGGCCAAGTCGTAGGATTTCTTGTTCAGGCGCACTTCGGCGGCCTGGAAGAGCTCCGAGGGCGCGGTCTGCTGGAGCTGGCTGGTCAGAGCCGCCTGCGACTGGGCCAAGGACGCCTTCTGCTCGTCGATGCTCTTGGCCTGGACCGTGGTCAGGGTGGTCCCGATGGCGGCGACCTTGTTGCCGATGGTGGCGGCGAGGTCGTCGATCTTGGAGGACAGCTCGCTCATCTGCCCCTCGGAGTGGCGTACGGTCTCGTTGAAAGCGGTGAGCCCTTCCTGCAGGCGCTGCATCTGCACGCTGAGGTCCGCCTGGTTGCTCTGCATCGAGGAGATCGTGTTCTTGAGATCCGCCACCTGGTGCTTGAGCTCGTCGGTCTGGTTCTCCAGGTCCAGCACGTCCCTCTGCGTGGCGACGCAGCCGCCCAGTCCCGCGGCCGAGGCCAGGAGCAGTCCGAGGGGGAGTATCCTCCTCATCATTGGGCGCTGTCGGTTCCGGGGGCCGGGGCGGAGGCCGGAACGGGCGCCGGAGCCCGGGAGCGCACCCCCGTCTCCGCCCGGCGGTTCTGGGCCCAGCAGTCTTCGGTGGACTCGGAGCAGGTCGGGGATTCCTTGCCGTAGCTGATGGTGCCCAAGGACGCGCCCGGGACCCCGAGCCGGATGTAGTACTCGCGCACCGTCTTGGCGCGCTTCTGGCCCAGAGCCAGGTTGTACTCCACCGTGCCGCGCTCGTCGCAGTATCCGGCGATGCGGACGTCGAGCTCGTCGCGCGCCTTCAGGTATTCGGCGTTCTTCTTGAGGGCGGCCAGAGCCGCATCGCCGAGGCCTGAGCTGTCGTAGTCAAAATGGATGGTCTCCAACTCCGGGACCGCTGTGAACTCCGAGCCGCGCAGGCTCGCTTCGGTGACCTCGACCCCGGGCACATACGGCTTGGCGCTCTCCGAGCCGGCCTGGCCCTTGTCCTCGCCGGCCTGGCGTTTGAGCCGGCTGTTGCCGGACGCGCAGCCGGACAGCGTCAAGACGCAGGCCAGGACCGCCGTCAGGCCAGCCGCTCCACCAATTTTCATTGCCATGGATTCTCCCTGCGGATACAGGGCTATCTTAGCAAAAAATGGCGGCCGGGTCAGGGCTTTCCGGACTGCGGCGGGGAGGCCGGAGCCAGCAGTTCGCGCACGGCGGCCCGGAAATCCTGCAGATGCACCGGCTTGGCGAGGAAGCTGGCTCCGTCCGGGTCGGCGATCTCCTTGAGGATATCCTCTCCGGTGGCCTCGCCGCTCATGAACAGGATCGGGGTGAGGTGCGTGGCCTGGTTGCGGCGCAGGGATTCGAAGAGGTGCGCCCCGGTCATCCCCGGCATGTGATAGTCCAGGATGATGAGGTCGGGCTTAAGCGCCCGGGCCTTCTGCATGCCCTCCACGGCTTCTCCGGCGGTCTCCACGCCGTGGCCCTCGCGCGTCAGGATGTCGGAGAGCAGTTCCACGATCGAATAATCGTCGTCGATGATCAGTATCTTGGCCATGGCGCAGGCGCGGCCGGGCATTGCGGAAGCGCGAGAATTATACCCTATGCGCGAGCGCGAAGGAAAGCCCGTTGATCACCCATCAGGGCCGGGCCTTTCCGCCGAGCCGGGCTTGGACCTGCGC
Proteins encoded in this region:
- a CDS encoding Tol-Pal system beta propeller repeat protein TolB, producing MTALGLSLALAALAPAPSAQAAPEAPEVHISLAGRAGGTRAIVLALPPFVAEDPQRGADALSAKQLRDVVRDDLLFSRSFTILEEGPHFDGANLKDIAPQWKARLAGCLLVAKVGSAAKLSLSAQLVDVGSGETLFERYYRQEAAFPRSLAHRLADDLVLHLTGKNGVAHTMIAFANDSTGHKEISVMDYDGATRRKLTAYGSISLLPRFAPDRKSLVFTSYKDGNPDLFRMDLATGKVAVLSADQGLNIAGGFSPDGTQLLMTLSRQKSPNLHLKNISDGSVTRLTQHFGADSSPTFSPDAAQVAFVSDRSGNPQIHILDMTTQRVKRLTNLNWCDSPAWSPTGEWIAFAGRAHNKDKMDIFLVDITGNQIRQLTHGEGASENPSWSPDGRFLAFTSTRSGRGELFVMDADGSAPHRLADIPGNTTTPTWSD
- the bamD gene encoding outer membrane protein assembly factor BamD, with amino-acid sequence MRRILPLGLLLASAAGLGGCVATQRDVLDLENQTDELKHQVADLKNTISSMQSNQADLSVQMQRLQEGLTAFNETVRHSEGQMSELSSKIDDLAATIGNKVAAIGTTLTTVQAKSIDEQKASLAQSQAALTSQLQQTAPSELFQAAEVRLNKKSYDLAAKGFEQYISSFPKGALADVATYDLGEAYYGLKKWKAAGRQFGIYLEKYPKSVLTASARIKYALCLINLRKDTPEARQYLESVVADFPSSPEAKAAEHQLKKLAAASAKKAEDPAP
- a CDS encoding OmpA family protein encodes the protein MAMKIGGAAGLTAVLACVLTLSGCASGNSRLKRQAGEDKGQAGSESAKPYVPGVEVTEASLRGSEFTAVPELETIHFDYDSSGLGDAALAALKKNAEYLKARDELDVRIAGYCDERGTVEYNLALGQKRAKTVREYYIRLGVPGASLGTISYGKESPTCSESTEDCWAQNRRAETGVRSRAPAPVPASAPAPGTDSAQ
- a CDS encoding response regulator — protein: MAKILIIDDDYSIVELLSDILTREGHGVETAGEAVEGMQKARALKPDLIILDYHMPGMTGAHLFESLRRNQATHLTPILFMSGEATGEDILKEIADPDGASFLAKPVHLQDFRAAVRELLAPASPPQSGKP